One genomic segment of Natrononativus amylolyticus includes these proteins:
- a CDS encoding RNB domain-containing ribonuclease, with protein MSDDAADAQAAAGTAEGQGPVEISEELARHLENKREELFEKLEIRDGFPPEVLEEAEARTEDIQSEISEGIDDDERTDLRHLTTWTTDPIDAQDFDDALSIEERDDEYVLWVHIADVTHYVHPESAMWAEAVERGNTVYLPGYTIHMLPPVLAESVCSLVPNEERFAHTVEMHLDKEELSYESIDIYKSVIESDERLTYAQAEKRLEDPDAPLHEENVLVHEVADRMHEQRKEDGSLVLNPSRDRAHTIIEECMLKANKAVTHELMWSRGVEAMYRVHPQPSPDEWSKALQEIQELDGVSIPGDTWDDPRRAVNATLETAPGRQLDKIQWAVMKVMPRAKYMNDPFGGHHALNFEIYGHFTSPIRRLSDLINHWIVYQNDVPENLIALCDRASDKQKAAEQCEREYKGFLQEVGLDPQAVNNRGIEVVEESEAE; from the coding sequence ATGAGCGACGACGCAGCCGACGCCCAGGCGGCCGCCGGTACGGCCGAGGGACAGGGTCCGGTCGAGATCAGCGAGGAACTCGCCCGCCACCTCGAGAACAAACGCGAGGAACTGTTCGAAAAACTCGAGATCCGCGACGGGTTTCCGCCCGAGGTGCTCGAGGAGGCCGAAGCGCGCACTGAAGACATCCAGTCGGAGATCAGCGAGGGGATCGACGACGACGAGCGGACGGATCTGCGCCACCTCACGACGTGGACGACCGACCCGATCGACGCTCAGGACTTCGACGACGCGCTCTCGATCGAGGAGCGCGACGACGAGTACGTCCTCTGGGTTCACATCGCCGACGTGACCCACTACGTCCACCCCGAGTCGGCGATGTGGGCCGAGGCCGTCGAGCGGGGCAACACCGTCTACCTGCCCGGCTACACCATCCACATGCTGCCGCCGGTGCTCGCGGAGTCGGTCTGCTCGCTGGTTCCCAACGAGGAGCGCTTCGCCCACACCGTCGAGATGCACCTCGACAAGGAGGAGCTCTCCTACGAGTCCATCGACATCTACAAGTCCGTCATCGAGTCCGACGAGCGGCTCACCTACGCCCAGGCCGAGAAGCGACTCGAGGACCCCGACGCGCCCCTCCACGAGGAGAACGTCCTGGTTCACGAGGTCGCAGACCGGATGCACGAGCAGCGAAAGGAGGACGGCTCGCTGGTACTCAACCCGAGTCGGGACCGCGCCCACACCATCATCGAGGAGTGCATGCTGAAGGCGAACAAGGCCGTCACGCACGAGCTGATGTGGTCCCGCGGGGTCGAGGCGATGTACCGGGTCCACCCCCAGCCCAGCCCCGACGAGTGGTCGAAAGCCCTCCAGGAGATCCAGGAGCTAGACGGGGTTTCGATCCCCGGCGACACCTGGGACGATCCCCGGAGAGCGGTCAACGCCACGCTCGAGACCGCGCCGGGTCGCCAGCTCGACAAGATCCAGTGGGCCGTGATGAAGGTGATGCCGCGGGCGAAGTACATGAACGACCCGTTCGGCGGCCACCACGCGCTGAACTTCGAGATCTACGGCCACTTCACCAGCCCGATCCGAAGGCTTAGCGACCTGATCAACCACTGGATCGTCTACCAGAACGACGTGCCAGAGAACCTCATCGCCCTGTGCGATCGCGCGAGCGACAAACAGAAGGCCGCCGAGCAGTGCGAACGCGAGTACAAGGGGTTCCTCCAGGAGGTCGGCCTCGACCCCCAGGCGGTCAACAACCGGGGGATCGAGGTGGTTGAGGAGAGCGAGGCCGAGTGA
- a CDS encoding helix-turn-helix domain-containing protein gives MKKRIGLRLWHEDCWMLALTRRFPGAELVVTDICSDGTDILATVVLTSSGDADLAEVEAAVTTYGSVRSTDVLESRGDSVRIHTRSDANDSIYTTLVSSSLTPIGEVRVVDDREHWTLLADGSEIGQSVAALEEVADVDVRRVIDYKPEEIDAHDLVDELQRDISARQLSYLLSALEEGYYGWPRDVSAKELAEKNDVSAPTALEHLRKGEAAILDRVLRELRDRERRRTNAL, from the coding sequence ATGAAAAAACGGATCGGGCTTCGTCTCTGGCACGAAGACTGCTGGATGCTGGCACTGACGAGGCGGTTTCCGGGCGCCGAACTCGTCGTCACCGACATCTGCTCGGACGGCACCGACATCCTCGCGACGGTCGTGCTCACCTCGAGCGGCGACGCCGACCTCGCGGAGGTCGAAGCGGCGGTGACGACGTACGGCTCCGTCCGCTCGACGGACGTCCTCGAGTCCCGCGGCGACTCCGTGCGGATCCACACCCGGTCCGACGCGAACGACTCCATCTACACCACGCTGGTCTCCTCCTCGCTGACGCCGATCGGCGAGGTCCGGGTCGTCGACGACCGCGAGCACTGGACGCTGCTCGCCGACGGGTCTGAGATCGGCCAGTCGGTCGCGGCCCTGGAGGAGGTCGCCGACGTCGACGTCCGGCGGGTCATCGACTACAAACCCGAGGAGATCGACGCCCACGACCTCGTCGACGAACTCCAGCGCGACATCTCCGCGCGCCAGCTGTCTTACCTGCTGTCGGCGCTCGAGGAAGGGTACTACGGCTGGCCGCGGGACGTCTCCGCGAAGGAACTGGCCGAGAAAAACGACGTCTCGGCGCCGACGGCGCTCGAGCACCTTCGAAAGGGGGAGGCGGCGATCCTCGACCGGGTGCTCCGGGAGCTCCGGGACCGCGAACGGCGACGGACGAACGCGCTGTAG
- a CDS encoding serine hydrolase domain-containing protein encodes MSAAGGTEPFEVGETADAPRVRALLEEGLERERYTGAVAVFGGPDEPPALEAVGQPSPTDDRPVTGETPFDVASLTKPIVTTTAFFRLLERGDLTLTDTVGDHVPALERRRRGEIPLHRLLTHTSGLQPYAFSEEWSSREEVLEALYDRHLFDRRIGDGFVYSCLNYVHLAEVLRRVTGDSLAALAEEHVLEPVAMRGASLGPYDSPPSTGVVATYDREYDGRGEIVNEVHDPIANAMGAESGNAGLFASGLDVARFARSLLADAGGAGRVLSAPTVDCLAVRRSGTETASQGYGWRVATDLIPAPQWSGRSIGHTGFTGTSLWLDLEAGRFACLLTNAVYHDVQLYRFRQRYHAIVPARG; translated from the coding sequence ATGAGCGCCGCGGGCGGAACGGAGCCGTTCGAGGTCGGGGAGACGGCCGACGCACCCCGCGTCCGGGCACTGCTCGAGGAGGGCCTCGAGCGGGAGCGTTACACCGGCGCGGTCGCGGTGTTCGGCGGACCCGACGAGCCGCCGGCGCTCGAGGCCGTCGGCCAGCCCTCGCCGACCGACGACCGGCCCGTCACGGGCGAGACGCCGTTCGACGTCGCCTCGCTCACCAAACCGATCGTGACGACCACCGCGTTCTTCCGACTGCTCGAGCGCGGCGACCTCACGCTGACGGATACGGTGGGCGATCACGTGCCGGCCCTCGAACGCCGGCGCCGCGGCGAGATCCCGCTGCACCGGCTGCTGACCCACACCTCGGGGCTCCAGCCGTACGCGTTTTCCGAGGAGTGGTCGAGCCGGGAGGAGGTTCTCGAGGCGCTGTACGACCGCCACCTCTTCGACCGGCGGATCGGCGACGGCTTCGTCTACAGCTGTCTGAACTACGTTCACCTGGCCGAGGTGCTCCGCCGGGTGACCGGCGACTCGCTCGCGGCCCTCGCCGAGGAGCACGTCCTCGAGCCGGTGGCGATGAGGGGAGCAAGCCTCGGTCCATACGATTCGCCCCCGTCGACGGGCGTGGTCGCGACCTACGACCGCGAGTACGACGGCCGCGGCGAGATCGTAAACGAGGTCCACGACCCGATCGCGAACGCGATGGGCGCCGAGAGCGGCAACGCCGGCCTGTTCGCCTCCGGCCTCGACGTCGCGCGGTTCGCGCGCTCGTTGCTGGCAGACGCCGGGGGCGCGGGGCGGGTGCTGTCGGCCCCGACGGTCGACTGCCTGGCGGTCCGGCGAAGCGGAACCGAGACCGCCTCGCAGGGCTACGGCTGGCGCGTCGCGACGGACCTGATTCCGGCTCCCCAGTGGTCCGGGCGGTCGATCGGTCACACCGGGTTTACGGGGACCTCGCTCTGGCTGGATCTCGAGGCCGGACGCTTCGCCTGTCTGCTCACGAACGCCGTCTACCACGACGTCCAGCTCTACCGGTTCCGCCAGCGCTACCACGCGATCGTACCCGCCCGCGGCTAA
- a CDS encoding DUF7562 family protein: MWRARRRERLVTCIACGRELARDRAREYDKYGDRWDREGKTFEHLCKPCDNDLCRHSRAELEALLVEVGAGERSQAEFLSWYLAVVEERYGPLEES; the protein is encoded by the coding sequence ATGTGGCGTGCCAGGCGACGCGAGCGGCTGGTGACCTGTATCGCCTGCGGTCGCGAGCTCGCCCGCGACCGGGCCCGGGAGTACGACAAGTACGGCGACCGGTGGGACCGCGAGGGAAAGACGTTCGAACACCTGTGTAAACCCTGCGACAACGACCTGTGTCGCCACTCGCGGGCCGAACTCGAGGCGCTGCTCGTCGAGGTCGGTGCCGGCGAGCGCAGCCAGGCGGAGTTCCTCTCGTGGTACCTGGCGGTCGTCGAGGAACGGTACGGCCCGCTCGAAGAGTCCTGA
- a CDS encoding serine hydrolase: MDGSDAFGRDDGGIERGRTVARPPPSLRSAAELGTYVDAVADGLEGRLGVYVGDADAPEGDPIVARAHSERFGSASVVKLLLLYALYERYDGRLEELSERGPISPENRVGGAGLFHLLESPRPTLEECAYAMIAISDNTATNELIDHLGLERIAACADRLGLEGTALRRKMMRTEPLAGASVPEGPYLNTVTPLDCARLLGGIHRGERLSPAASERLLVPLAEQTDASMAARYLPTETDDVEIAHKTGSIESVAADAGLLTVGDRTLVYAVCTDRLAHWGYGTDAVAGVGEAVYRLLAR, translated from the coding sequence ATGGACGGAAGCGACGCTTTCGGGCGCGACGACGGCGGAATCGAGCGCGGTCGGACGGTGGCCCGTCCGCCACCGTCGCTGCGGTCGGCGGCCGAACTCGGGACGTACGTCGACGCCGTCGCCGACGGGCTCGAGGGGCGACTGGGGGTGTACGTCGGCGACGCGGACGCCCCCGAAGGGGACCCGATCGTCGCGCGGGCGCACAGCGAGCGGTTCGGCAGCGCGAGCGTCGTGAAGCTCCTGCTCCTCTACGCGCTCTACGAGCGCTACGACGGCCGCCTCGAGGAACTCTCCGAGCGCGGGCCGATCTCGCCGGAGAACCGCGTCGGCGGCGCCGGCCTGTTCCACCTGCTCGAGTCGCCCCGCCCCACCCTCGAGGAGTGTGCGTACGCGATGATCGCCATCAGCGACAACACGGCGACGAACGAACTGATCGACCACCTCGGCCTCGAGCGGATCGCCGCGTGTGCGGATCGGCTGGGGCTGGAAGGGACGGCGCTCCGGCGGAAGATGATGCGGACGGAGCCGCTCGCGGGGGCGTCGGTTCCCGAGGGGCCGTACCTGAACACGGTCACGCCGCTCGACTGCGCGCGACTCCTCGGGGGGATCCACCGCGGCGAGCGGCTGTCCCCGGCGGCCTCCGAGCGCCTGCTCGTCCCGCTCGCCGAACAGACGGACGCCTCGATGGCCGCTCGGTACCTGCCGACCGAAACCGACGACGTCGAGATCGCCCACAAGACGGGGTCGATCGAGTCCGTCGCGGCCGACGCGGGACTGCTCACCGTCGGCGATCGAACGCTCGTCTACGCCGTCTGCACCGACCGCCTCGCACACTGGGGGTACGGGACCGACGCGGTGGCCGGCGTCGGCGAGGCGGTGTACCGGCTTCTCGCGCGGTAA
- a CDS encoding dipeptide epimerase, with product MIVDSVDVFELDLALTDAFEISLGTKERAANVLVRIETDSGTVGHGEAAPLETITGETQASAAAAARAGAAVLEGGDLRNRRGLVSELRSALPGSVSAILALETACYDAYCRERGIALAECFGGKPTPVRTDITISIVDAETAAAEAEAAIEGGFDELKIKVGGDLADDLARVAAVREVAPDAAVKVDANQGWTPKKAIRFADRARARDFDLELLEQPVHRDDIAGLKRVTDAVDVPVAADEAVFTPADATRIARERAADVVNIKLAKSGLTDGAAIAEIARGANLECMVGCMLESALGLHTSAHLVAGLGGFAYVDLDGNLSHADRLTDVPRGPVLDVEGPGHGIVPDADVLADLEDAGR from the coding sequence ATGATCGTCGACAGCGTCGACGTCTTCGAACTCGATCTCGCGCTGACCGACGCCTTCGAGATCTCGCTCGGAACCAAAGAACGGGCGGCGAACGTCCTCGTCCGCATCGAGACCGACTCCGGAACCGTCGGCCACGGCGAGGCCGCCCCGCTCGAGACGATCACCGGCGAGACCCAGGCGAGCGCGGCGGCGGCCGCACGAGCGGGGGCGGCGGTCCTCGAGGGCGGGGACCTCCGAAACCGGCGCGGCCTCGTCTCGGAGCTTCGGAGCGCGCTTCCAGGATCGGTCTCCGCGATTCTGGCCCTCGAGACCGCCTGCTACGACGCCTACTGTCGCGAGCGGGGGATCGCCCTGGCGGAGTGTTTCGGCGGGAAGCCGACGCCCGTCCGGACGGATATTACGATCTCGATCGTCGACGCCGAAACCGCGGCCGCCGAGGCCGAGGCGGCGATCGAGGGCGGTTTCGACGAACTCAAAATCAAGGTCGGCGGCGACCTCGCTGACGACCTCGCGCGCGTCGCGGCGGTTAGAGAGGTCGCCCCCGACGCCGCGGTCAAGGTCGACGCGAACCAGGGCTGGACGCCCAAGAAGGCGATCCGGTTCGCCGATCGGGCTCGCGCCCGCGACTTCGACCTCGAGTTGCTCGAACAGCCCGTCCACCGCGACGACATCGCGGGGTTGAAGCGAGTCACCGACGCCGTCGACGTTCCCGTCGCGGCCGACGAGGCGGTCTTCACGCCCGCCGACGCGACCCGGATCGCGCGCGAACGGGCGGCCGACGTCGTGAACATCAAGCTCGCGAAGTCGGGACTCACCGACGGTGCGGCGATCGCCGAGATCGCCCGCGGCGCGAACCTCGAGTGTATGGTGGGCTGCATGCTCGAGTCCGCCCTCGGCCTGCACACCAGCGCCCACCTCGTCGCCGGGCTGGGCGGCTTCGCCTACGTCGACCTCGACGGCAACCTCTCACACGCCGACCGGCTCACGGACGTCCCGCGCGGACCGGTGCTCGACGTCGAGGGGCCGGGTCACGGCATCGTCCCCGACGCGGACGTCCTCGCGGACCTCGAGGACGCCGGCCGATGA
- a CDS encoding GNAT family N-acetyltransferase has translation MTRTREIRRAAQTDAAAIRDVARESWHAAYDDLLGSDTVDAVVDDWYAIDRLRSAIGASSHHVFVAGEVVGFGHASPWEGAPDVAHLTRLYVHPAFWGDGVGSHLLEHLDAALAGEGYERLRLEVFAENDVGVGFYESRGFDRLETIEEEFLGETYDVAVYGRPIGSE, from the coding sequence GTGACGCGCACCCGAGAGATTCGACGGGCGGCGCAGACGGACGCCGCGGCCATCCGCGATGTCGCCCGCGAGAGCTGGCACGCCGCCTACGACGACCTGCTCGGGAGCGATACCGTCGACGCCGTCGTCGACGACTGGTACGCGATCGACCGCCTCCGGAGCGCAATCGGGGCGTCGAGCCACCACGTTTTCGTCGCCGGCGAGGTCGTCGGCTTCGGCCACGCCAGCCCGTGGGAGGGAGCCCCCGACGTCGCCCACCTGACGCGGCTCTACGTCCACCCCGCCTTCTGGGGCGACGGCGTCGGCTCGCACCTGCTCGAGCACCTCGACGCCGCTCTCGCTGGAGAGGGGTACGAGCGGCTGCGACTCGAGGTGTTCGCCGAGAACGACGTCGGCGTCGGCTTCTACGAGTCGCGGGGGTTCGACCGACTCGAGACGATCGAGGAGGAGTTTCTGGGTGAGACGTACGACGTCGCGGTCTACGGGCGGCCGATCGGCTCCGAGTGA
- a CDS encoding DUF6259 domain-containing protein, translating to MAPQTDESVSVSVEGLECTVGGGGSELILADGERRVAFRADDGAFWTAAFRDADGVAATANGAGATFTADRTATATGAEVTLRWREEPLEFEAESGTVSTTLSGRLEDGSSAVSWSAELAVDGVAASLESVSLPAVDEVVVDSGTGGDTELVLPDGWGRCVREPLENPDDATYEARYPGARCNMQFLSVLGGDGGAYVAAHDPRGRPKSFATDPADGALGLEISHRPPGVGEPATTVSFPYPVVTATVAGDWYDAARRYRRWATAGAGWTDAGPLADRGDVPEWFLERRLWWLLAPRETDIEGDLALLERLRDAFPVPTGVHWYTWHQGPFDVDYPDYFPAREGWLEAVAALEADDVRVMPYVNARIADPNGETWRRRGLEDAAARVASARLEPVDRALAYESYGGQRMVAMCPAVSAWRETIRDVVTQLREETAASAVYLDQLGAYAPPDCVATDHGHPPGGGSYGVDGYRDLLAGIRADADETRPEFAVTTENNAEPYMDRLAGYLMWNSARDGLIPLFPAVYGDYCATFGRQFFGCDLESGAAFRSKVAQCLVFGGQLGWLSHYVAEALLEDEHETERRYLRRAVEALEGRARAITLGERLRDPAVAGVPTHTVEWEMYRHGRYDVALEAVLAGHWRVSADETALVVTNWSTVDHECRLDLERPFEGKLDLESPSDVDAALAVRGETVAVDLDVEACSTAVLSLRRVD from the coding sequence ATGGCTCCGCAGACGGACGAGTCGGTGTCGGTTTCGGTCGAGGGCCTCGAGTGTACCGTCGGCGGCGGCGGTTCGGAACTGATTCTCGCAGACGGCGAGCGAAGGGTCGCGTTCCGCGCCGACGACGGCGCGTTCTGGACGGCCGCGTTCCGCGACGCGGACGGCGTGGCCGCGACGGCAAACGGGGCGGGCGCGACGTTCACCGCAGACCGCACCGCGACCGCGACGGGCGCCGAGGTGACCCTGCGCTGGCGCGAAGAACCCCTCGAGTTCGAAGCGGAGTCGGGAACCGTCTCAACGACGCTCTCCGGACGGCTCGAGGACGGCTCCAGCGCGGTCTCCTGGAGCGCGGAACTCGCGGTCGACGGCGTCGCGGCGAGTCTCGAGTCGGTGTCGCTACCTGCCGTCGACGAGGTGGTCGTCGACAGCGGTACCGGCGGCGACACCGAACTGGTGCTGCCGGACGGCTGGGGGCGGTGTGTCAGGGAGCCACTCGAGAACCCCGACGACGCGACCTACGAGGCCCGGTATCCCGGCGCCCGCTGTAACATGCAGTTCCTCTCGGTTCTCGGGGGCGACGGCGGCGCCTACGTCGCGGCCCACGACCCGCGGGGCCGACCCAAGTCGTTCGCGACAGATCCCGCCGATGGCGCGCTCGGCCTCGAGATCAGTCATCGACCTCCGGGAGTCGGCGAGCCGGCGACGACGGTCTCGTTTCCGTACCCGGTCGTGACCGCGACGGTTGCGGGCGACTGGTACGACGCCGCCCGGCGCTACCGCCGGTGGGCGACGGCGGGCGCCGGCTGGACCGACGCCGGACCGCTCGCCGATCGGGGGGACGTTCCGGAGTGGTTCCTCGAGCGTCGGCTCTGGTGGTTGCTCGCCCCGCGCGAGACCGATATCGAGGGCGACCTCGCCCTCCTCGAGCGCCTCCGGGACGCGTTCCCGGTGCCGACGGGGGTCCACTGGTACACCTGGCACCAGGGGCCGTTCGACGTCGACTATCCCGATTACTTCCCGGCCCGCGAGGGGTGGCTCGAGGCGGTGGCCGCCCTCGAGGCCGACGACGTCCGGGTGATGCCGTACGTCAACGCCCGGATCGCCGACCCGAACGGCGAGACGTGGCGACGCCGCGGGCTCGAGGACGCCGCCGCGCGGGTGGCGAGCGCCCGCCTCGAGCCGGTCGATCGCGCGCTCGCCTACGAGAGCTACGGCGGCCAGCGGATGGTCGCGATGTGTCCCGCCGTTTCGGCGTGGCGCGAGACGATCCGGGACGTCGTCACCCAACTCCGCGAGGAGACGGCCGCGAGTGCGGTGTACCTCGACCAGCTCGGAGCGTACGCGCCGCCGGACTGCGTCGCGACGGACCACGGCCACCCGCCAGGCGGGGGGAGCTACGGCGTCGACGGCTACCGCGACCTCCTCGCTGGAATCCGGGCTGACGCCGACGAAACCCGACCCGAGTTCGCCGTGACGACCGAGAACAACGCCGAACCGTACATGGATCGCCTCGCGGGCTACCTCATGTGGAACTCCGCGCGTGACGGCCTGATTCCGCTGTTTCCCGCGGTGTACGGCGACTACTGCGCCACCTTCGGCCGGCAGTTCTTCGGGTGCGACCTCGAGTCGGGCGCGGCGTTCCGGTCGAAAGTCGCCCAGTGTCTCGTCTTCGGGGGCCAGCTCGGCTGGCTCAGCCACTACGTCGCCGAGGCGCTGCTCGAGGACGAACACGAGACAGAGCGGCGGTACCTCCGTCGCGCCGTCGAGGCGCTCGAGGGGCGCGCTCGCGCGATCACCCTGGGCGAACGCCTTCGGGACCCCGCGGTCGCGGGCGTGCCGACCCACACCGTCGAGTGGGAGATGTACCGCCACGGCCGCTACGACGTCGCCCTCGAGGCGGTGCTGGCCGGCCACTGGCGGGTTTCGGCCGACGAGACCGCTCTCGTGGTCACGAACTGGTCGACCGTCGATCACGAGTGTCGTCTCGACCTCGAGCGCCCGTTCGAGGGTAAACTCGACCTCGAGTCCCCATCGGACGTCGACGCCGCGCTCGCGGTTCGGGGGGAGACGGTCGCGGTCGACCTCGACGTGGAAGCGTGTTCGACGGCGGTCCTCTCGCTTCGACGGGTGGACTGA
- a CDS encoding C40 family peptidase: MTTPADLALERAAAVAAPDRRVEPFDLEARVESDGVVLEGVLGTECVRRAVRRELDRTPGVGVVRDETVVLEGDGEALTVSRDAVPVRGAPETDAEQVTQALYGAALTGYDREAGWRRVRVSDGYVGWVEREHLERPADENGGSWTADAVITATPATPLEGGHGTPARLQAGTGCRFEGESDGVATVAFRTGASARLPTDAVRSLSEATPAAPVGTGEDVVAVARGFLETPYEWGGMRADGIDCSGLAWVSYATLGVVLPRDADQQETVGADVDRDDLAPGDLLFFPGHVAISLGGSEYVHAYGDADGVTINSLDPDDDRYVESLDDSLRTTKRLLE; the protein is encoded by the coding sequence ATGACGACGCCGGCCGATCTCGCCCTCGAGCGCGCCGCGGCGGTCGCCGCCCCCGACCGCCGGGTCGAGCCGTTCGACCTCGAGGCGCGGGTCGAATCCGACGGCGTCGTCCTCGAGGGAGTCCTCGGAACCGAGTGCGTCCGGCGAGCGGTCCGCCGGGAACTCGACCGGACCCCCGGCGTCGGAGTCGTGCGAGACGAGACGGTCGTCCTGGAGGGAGACGGCGAGGCGCTGACGGTGAGCCGCGACGCCGTTCCCGTCCGCGGCGCGCCGGAGACCGACGCCGAGCAGGTGACCCAGGCGCTGTACGGCGCCGCCCTCACCGGCTACGACCGGGAGGCGGGGTGGCGGCGGGTCCGGGTCTCGGACGGCTACGTCGGCTGGGTCGAGCGCGAGCACCTCGAGCGGCCGGCGGACGAAAACGGCGGCTCGTGGACCGCCGATGCGGTGATCACCGCCACACCGGCGACGCCGCTCGAGGGCGGGCACGGAACGCCCGCCCGCCTCCAGGCCGGAACCGGCTGTCGGTTCGAGGGCGAATCCGACGGGGTCGCGACCGTCGCGTTTCGGACCGGCGCGAGCGCCCGCCTTCCCACCGACGCGGTGCGCTCGCTCTCGGAGGCGACGCCGGCAGCGCCCGTCGGAACCGGCGAGGACGTCGTCGCTGTCGCCAGGGGCTTCCTCGAGACGCCCTACGAGTGGGGCGGGATGCGCGCCGACGGCATCGACTGCTCGGGGCTCGCCTGGGTGTCCTACGCCACCCTCGGCGTCGTCCTCCCGCGAGACGCCGACCAGCAGGAGACGGTCGGCGCCGACGTCGACCGGGACGACCTCGCTCCCGGCGACCTCCTCTTTTTCCCCGGCCACGTCGCCATCAGCCTCGGCGGGAGCGAGTACGTCCACGCCTACGGCGACGCCGACGGGGTGACGATCAACAGCCTCGACCCCGACGACGACCGCTACGTCGAGTCCCTTGACGACTCCCTGCGGACGACGAAGCGGCTGCTCGAGTAG
- the lysA gene encoding diaminopimelate decarboxylase produces MHLEARRARLLERESALRSPFETPVYVFWEDDIRENYRRLRGALDDHYPDSAIHFAVKANYNPGILSVLRDEGCRAEVYAGGELTAALEAGFDPSELLVTGMNRRPADVERALECGVERFLVDNATELERLIEIATDLERRPQVLIRGNPSMEVPTHPEVATATHETKFGLDIDSGRAMTVAERAVDSAAVDLTGVQLHIGSQIKSAEPYGVAARAMCGFAAEIRDELGVEIDVLDLGGGFPVSYDEDVPAAETIVERIADTVAEATAEAGLPAPTLYLEPGRRLVGNAGTLLATVGVVKETPYRTFAVLDAGTNAVSSYWPYPIYALAEGEPTERYHVAGPLCYSGDVIAEDVPLPPLERDDVIAVDRIGAYSLGSASNTNAQPKPPVLLARSNGDVDVIREPERYEDVISHAAVPADLADAAPVPSATDAEGGR; encoded by the coding sequence ATGCACCTCGAGGCACGGCGAGCGCGGCTTCTCGAACGGGAGTCGGCGCTCCGGTCGCCGTTCGAAACGCCAGTCTACGTCTTCTGGGAGGACGACATCAGGGAGAACTACCGGCGCCTGCGTGGCGCCCTCGACGACCACTACCCGGACTCCGCGATCCACTTCGCGGTGAAGGCGAACTACAATCCCGGCATCCTCTCGGTGCTCCGCGACGAGGGCTGTCGCGCCGAAGTGTACGCCGGCGGCGAGCTCACCGCGGCCCTCGAGGCCGGCTTCGATCCGTCGGAGCTGCTCGTGACCGGGATGAACCGCCGGCCGGCCGACGTCGAGCGCGCTCTCGAGTGCGGCGTCGAGCGGTTCCTCGTCGACAACGCGACCGAACTCGAGCGGCTGATCGAGATCGCGACCGACCTCGAGCGCCGCCCGCAGGTGCTGATTCGCGGCAACCCCTCCATGGAGGTGCCGACTCACCCCGAGGTGGCGACGGCGACCCACGAGACCAAGTTCGGGCTGGACATCGACTCGGGCCGGGCGATGACCGTCGCCGAGCGGGCCGTCGACTCCGCCGCCGTCGACCTGACGGGTGTCCAACTTCACATCGGCAGCCAGATCAAAAGCGCTGAGCCCTACGGCGTCGCCGCGCGGGCGATGTGCGGGTTCGCCGCCGAGATCCGCGACGAACTCGGCGTCGAGATCGACGTCCTCGACCTCGGGGGCGGCTTTCCCGTCTCCTACGACGAGGACGTTCCCGCCGCCGAAACGATCGTCGAGCGGATCGCCGACACCGTCGCCGAGGCGACGGCCGAGGCAGGACTCCCGGCGCCGACGCTCTACCTCGAGCCGGGCCGGCGGCTCGTCGGCAACGCCGGCACCCTGCTCGCGACCGTCGGCGTCGTCAAGGAGACCCCCTACCGGACGTTCGCCGTCCTCGACGCGGGGACGAACGCCGTCTCCTCGTACTGGCCGTACCCGATCTACGCCCTCGCCGAGGGCGAGCCGACCGAACGCTACCACGTCGCCGGTCCGCTCTGTTACTCCGGGGACGTGATCGCCGAAGACGTCCCCCTGCCGCCGCTCGAGCGGGACGACGTGATCGCCGTCGACCGGATCGGCGCCTACTCGCTGGGCAGCGCCTCGAACACGAACGCCCAGCCGAAGCCGCCGGTCCTGCTCGCCCGCTCGAACGGCGACGTCGACGTGATCCGCGAACCCGAGCGCTACGAGGACGTCATCTCTCACGCGGCGGTCCCCGCCGACCTCGCCGACGCGGCGCCGGTTCCGTCCGCGACGGACGCGGAGGGTGGACGATGA